From the Sphingomonas phyllosphaerae 5.2 genome, one window contains:
- a CDS encoding GNAT family N-acetyltransferase, protein MSVERVRDNRSEQEFTLAVGNYRAVAAYQLEGDTIVFTHTLVPPEIEGRGVGSKLIGGALDLVRDRGLRVVPQCPFVRAYIEKHPEMRDLLA, encoded by the coding sequence ATGAGCGTCGAACGCGTCCGCGACAACCGCTCCGAACAGGAGTTCACGCTGGCGGTCGGCAACTATCGCGCCGTCGCGGCCTATCAGCTGGAGGGCGACACGATCGTCTTCACCCACACGCTGGTGCCGCCGGAGATCGAGGGGCGCGGTGTGGGAAGCAAGTTGATTGGCGGGGCGCTGGATCTGGTGCGCGACCGCGGACTGAGGGTCGTGCCGCAATGCCCGTTCGTGCGGGCGTATATAGAGAAGCACCCCGAGATGCGGGACTTGCTGGCGTAG
- the recQ gene encoding DNA helicase RecQ, which translates to MALDPLPDLHRIFGFPAFRGVQEQVVTRVLAGERTLAVMPTGAGKSLCYQLPSAMLDGTCVVVSPLIALMHDQLRAATAVGLRAATLTSVDENRAETRGRYLDGELDLLYVAPERASTAEFRDLLTRGRPALFAIDEAHCVSEWGHDFRPDYRLLRPLLDTFADVPRLALTATADAHTRADILEQLGIPHEGMIVAGFDRPNIRYAIRPKDNSTRQIADVVRDTPGPGIVYVQTRAATEKLAAQLAQITGRPVRAYHAGLDPAVRARNQADFVASEDMIMCATVAFGMGIDKPDVRFVAHAGLPKSIEAYYQETGRAGRDGDPAVAHLFWGAEDFARARQRIAEVEQARQPGERQRLTSLGALVETAGCRRAILLRHFGEHPPETCGNCDNCLSPPAAIDATETARKFLSAVFRTGQMFGATYIEEVLTGKSSERSLMNGHEALSVWNIVEGAELAMLKPVGRALLLKDALRTNAHGGLEFGPAARALLKGESVLSLVEPPRRERRRRGSAADNPVDDPLFEALRVTRRELAKEAGVPPYVIFHDSALREMASLRPTSLAALGRIAGIGQRKLDAYGQAFLDALRSHG; encoded by the coding sequence ATGGCGCTCGATCCGCTTCCCGACCTTCACCGCATCTTCGGCTTCCCGGCGTTCCGCGGCGTGCAGGAGCAGGTGGTGACGCGCGTGCTGGCGGGTGAGCGTACGCTGGCGGTGATGCCGACCGGCGCGGGCAAGTCGCTGTGCTACCAGTTGCCGTCCGCGATGCTGGACGGCACGTGCGTCGTCGTCAGCCCGCTGATCGCACTGATGCACGACCAGCTGCGCGCCGCCACCGCCGTGGGGTTGCGGGCCGCGACGCTCACCAGCGTCGATGAAAACCGCGCCGAGACGCGCGGCCGCTACCTGGATGGTGAGCTCGACCTGCTCTATGTCGCGCCGGAACGCGCTTCCACCGCGGAGTTCCGAGACCTGCTGACGCGCGGCCGCCCGGCACTGTTCGCGATCGACGAGGCGCATTGCGTCAGCGAGTGGGGGCATGATTTCCGCCCTGACTACCGATTGCTGCGCCCGCTGCTTGATACGTTCGCGGACGTGCCGCGACTCGCGCTGACGGCCACCGCCGACGCGCACACCCGCGCCGACATCCTCGAACAGCTCGGCATCCCGCACGAGGGGATGATCGTCGCCGGCTTCGATCGCCCGAACATCCGCTACGCTATCCGCCCGAAGGACAACAGCACGCGCCAGATCGCGGACGTCGTGCGCGACACGCCCGGACCGGGCATCGTCTACGTCCAGACCCGCGCCGCCACCGAGAAGCTCGCTGCGCAGCTGGCGCAGATCACCGGTCGCCCGGTGCGTGCCTATCACGCCGGGCTGGATCCGGCGGTGCGGGCGCGGAACCAGGCCGATTTCGTCGCGTCCGAGGACATGATCATGTGCGCGACGGTCGCGTTCGGCATGGGCATCGACAAGCCCGACGTCCGCTTCGTCGCGCATGCCGGGCTGCCGAAGTCGATCGAGGCCTATTACCAGGAGACCGGTCGCGCCGGTCGCGACGGCGACCCGGCCGTCGCACACCTCTTCTGGGGCGCCGAGGATTTCGCGCGTGCGCGCCAGCGGATCGCCGAGGTCGAGCAAGCGCGCCAGCCCGGCGAGCGCCAGCGGCTGACCTCGCTTGGCGCGCTGGTCGAAACTGCGGGATGTCGCCGCGCGATCCTGCTTCGTCACTTTGGCGAGCACCCGCCGGAGACATGCGGCAATTGCGACAATTGCCTGTCGCCCCCCGCCGCGATCGATGCCACCGAGACGGCGCGCAAGTTCCTGTCCGCGGTGTTCCGCACCGGGCAGATGTTCGGCGCGACCTATATCGAGGAGGTACTGACCGGTAAGTCGAGCGAACGCAGCCTGATGAACGGGCATGAGGCACTGTCGGTCTGGAACATCGTCGAGGGTGCGGAACTTGCGATGCTCAAGCCGGTCGGCCGGGCGCTGCTGCTCAAGGATGCGCTGCGGACCAATGCGCACGGTGGACTGGAATTCGGCCCCGCCGCCCGCGCGCTGCTGAAAGGCGAATCGGTGCTGTCGCTGGTCGAACCACCCCGGCGCGAGCGGCGGCGGCGCGGCAGCGCGGCCGACAATCCGGTCGACGATCCGTTGTTCGAGGCGCTGCGCGTCACCCGGCGCGAACTGGCCAAGGAGGCCGGCGTGCCGCCATACGTCATCTTCCACGATTCCGCGTTGCGCGAGATGGCATCGCTTCGGCCCACCTCGCTCGCCGCGCTGGGGCGGATCGCCGGCATCGGGCAGCGTAAGCTCGACGCTTATGGACAGGCGTTCCTCGACGCGCTGCGCAGCCACGGCTGA
- the rpmG gene encoding 50S ribosomal protein L33: MAKPTTVKIKLVSSADTGFFYVTKKNPRTKTEKLSFNKYDPVVRKHVAFKEAKIK, from the coding sequence ATGGCAAAGCCGACCACCGTCAAGATCAAGCTCGTCAGTTCGGCCGACACCGGCTTCTTCTACGTCACGAAGAAGAACCCGCGCACCAAGACCGAGAAGCTGAGCTTCAACAAGTACGACCCCGTCGTGCGCAAGCACGTCGCGTTCAAGGAAGCCAAGATCAAGTAA
- a CDS encoding M3 family metallopeptidase → MRLSFAAVVLTALTTTAAVPAAAQTPAVPTSATLPASNPFAAPSTLPFAAPPFDRIKDADYQPALEAGMAEQRAEVNNIVRVRSAPTFDNTIAALERSGRLLERAALAFYGVVGANTNDVLQKTQEVLAPKFAAHQDAIQLNPQLFARVKMLYDARTTLQLTPEQLQVLTLTYENMVHAGAQLSPADKTKLSALNAQLSTLETAFQQKLLAAAKAGALVVDDRAKLAGLSEAEIVAAAGAAKDRGMPGKFVLTLQNTTQQPALAALTDRATREALFNAGWTRAEKGDANDTRATIAELAELRAQKAKLLGFPTWADYVLADQMAKNPATALGFMQQLGKPVGAEQRREAAELQAQIKAEGDDFVLKPWDWDFYSEKLRKAKYDLNQDELKPYFEIDKVLTDGVFYAANQLYGITFKRRTDLPVYQPDVMVYEVSEENGTPIGLMYFDYWKRDNKNGGAWMSNFVNQSKLLGTKPVIYNVGNFTKPAPGQPGLITFDDVTTMFHEFGHALHGLFANQTYPSVSGTNTARDFVEFPSQFNEHWALDPKVLPHYAVNREGKVIPPELVAKIKRAATFDSGSTFGQALAAAELDMSWHSLPATAGRQDVAAFEKQALAATGLDTDDVPPRYRSSYFLHIWGNGYSAGYYAYQWTKMLDANAYAWFENHGGLTRANGQRFRDMILSKGHTEEYAPMFRAFNGKDPEVAPLLHDLGINADGSRIAAK, encoded by the coding sequence ATGCGTCTGTCCTTTGCTGCCGTCGTGCTGACGGCATTGACGACCACTGCCGCCGTTCCCGCCGCCGCCCAAACCCCCGCCGTGCCAACGTCCGCGACGCTTCCTGCAAGCAATCCGTTCGCCGCCCCCAGTACGCTGCCGTTCGCGGCGCCGCCGTTCGACCGTATCAAGGACGCCGATTACCAGCCTGCGCTCGAGGCCGGGATGGCCGAACAGCGTGCCGAGGTAAACAACATCGTTCGCGTACGTTCCGCGCCGACCTTCGACAACACGATCGCGGCGCTGGAGCGCTCGGGGCGCCTGCTGGAGCGTGCCGCGCTCGCCTTTTACGGGGTGGTCGGCGCCAACACCAACGACGTCCTGCAAAAGACGCAGGAAGTGCTCGCGCCGAAGTTCGCCGCGCATCAGGACGCGATCCAGCTGAACCCGCAGCTCTTCGCGCGCGTGAAGATGCTCTACGATGCGCGCACCACGCTCCAGCTGACGCCCGAGCAATTGCAGGTGCTCACGCTCACCTACGAGAACATGGTCCACGCCGGTGCGCAGCTCTCGCCCGCCGACAAGACGAAGCTGAGCGCGCTCAACGCGCAGCTCTCGACGCTCGAAACCGCATTCCAGCAGAAGCTGCTCGCCGCCGCCAAGGCCGGCGCGCTGGTCGTCGACGACCGCGCGAAGCTGGCCGGGCTGTCGGAGGCGGAGATCGTGGCTGCGGCCGGCGCCGCCAAGGACCGCGGGATGCCGGGCAAGTTCGTGCTCACGCTCCAGAACACCACGCAGCAGCCGGCGCTCGCCGCTCTGACAGATCGCGCCACGCGTGAGGCGTTGTTCAACGCCGGCTGGACACGCGCCGAAAAGGGCGACGCGAACGACACGCGCGCGACGATCGCGGAACTCGCCGAACTGCGCGCGCAGAAGGCGAAGCTGCTCGGCTTCCCGACCTGGGCCGATTACGTGCTCGCCGACCAGATGGCGAAGAATCCTGCCACGGCGCTCGGCTTCATGCAGCAGCTCGGCAAGCCGGTCGGTGCCGAGCAGCGCCGTGAGGCCGCCGAGCTTCAGGCGCAGATCAAGGCCGAGGGCGACGACTTCGTGCTCAAGCCGTGGGATTGGGATTTCTATTCCGAAAAGCTGCGCAAGGCGAAGTACGACCTGAACCAGGACGAGCTGAAGCCGTATTTCGAGATCGACAAGGTGCTGACCGACGGCGTCTTCTACGCCGCCAACCAGCTGTACGGCATCACGTTCAAGCGCCGTACCGATCTGCCCGTCTATCAGCCCGACGTCATGGTGTATGAGGTGTCCGAGGAGAATGGGACGCCGATCGGGCTGATGTATTTCGATTACTGGAAGCGCGACAACAAGAACGGCGGCGCGTGGATGTCGAACTTCGTCAATCAGTCCAAGCTGCTTGGCACCAAGCCGGTGATCTACAACGTCGGCAATTTCACGAAGCCGGCGCCGGGCCAGCCGGGGCTCATCACGTTCGATGACGTCACGACGATGTTCCACGAATTCGGCCACGCGCTGCACGGGCTGTTCGCGAACCAGACCTATCCGTCGGTGTCCGGCACCAACACCGCGCGCGACTTCGTCGAGTTCCCGTCGCAGTTCAACGAGCATTGGGCGCTCGATCCGAAGGTGCTGCCGCATTATGCGGTGAACCGCGAGGGCAAGGTGATCCCGCCCGAACTGGTCGCCAAGATCAAGCGCGCTGCGACCTTCGACTCCGGTAGCACCTTCGGTCAGGCGCTGGCCGCCGCCGAACTCGACATGAGCTGGCACTCGCTGCCCGCGACGGCCGGGCGACAGGACGTCGCCGCGTTCGAGAAGCAGGCGCTCGCCGCGACCGGGCTCGACACCGACGACGTGCCGCCGCGCTACCGCTCCAGCTACTTCCTGCACATCTGGGGCAACGGCTATTCGGCCGGTTACTATGCGTATCAGTGGACCAAGATGCTCGACGCCAACGCCTATGCGTGGTTCGAGAACCACGGCGGCCTGACGCGCGCGAACGGCCAGCGCTTCCGCGACATGATCCTGTCGAAGGGCCATACTGAGGAATACGCCCCGATGTTCCGCGCCTTCAACGGCAAGGACCCCGAAGTCGCGCCGTTGCTCCACGACCTCGGCATCAACGCCGACGGCTCGCGCATCGCGGCGAAGTAA
- a CDS encoding Dps family protein gives MTETNPALDTPTDLARNDTRTVADALNASLADSYALYLKTKNFHWHVSGPHFRDYHLLLDDQAAQILGVTDAIAERVRKTGNTTLRSIGDISRRQSIKDNDREFVNAADMLAELRDDNLTLVERFRDVKRASEDAGDNATSGIVDEWTDQAEERAWFLFEASRKG, from the coding sequence GTGACCGAGACCAACCCCGCCCTTGATACGCCGACCGATCTGGCGCGCAACGACACGCGCACCGTCGCCGATGCGCTGAACGCCTCGCTGGCTGACAGCTATGCGCTTTACCTAAAAACCAAGAACTTTCATTGGCACGTGAGCGGTCCGCATTTCCGCGACTATCACCTGCTGCTCGACGATCAGGCCGCGCAGATCCTCGGCGTGACGGACGCGATTGCCGAGCGTGTGCGCAAGACCGGCAACACCACGCTTCGGTCGATCGGCGACATCTCGCGCCGCCAGTCGATCAAGGACAACGATCGAGAGTTCGTGAACGCCGCCGACATGCTGGCGGAGTTGCGTGACGACAATCTGACGCTGGTCGAGCGTTTCCGCGACGTGAAGCGCGCGTCGGAGGATGCTGGCGACAACGCAACCAGCGGTATCGTCGACGAATGGACCGACCAGGCCGAGGAGCGCGCATGGTTCCTGTTCGAGGCCAGCCGCAAGGGCTGA
- a CDS encoding DUF1328 family protein, producing MLKLAVIFLVAGLLLGALGFGGIGGAFVGIAKILFFIALALFLIFLVLGVLAGKKVKDAVD from the coding sequence ATGTTGAAACTCGCTGTCATCTTCCTCGTCGCCGGGCTGTTGCTCGGTGCGCTCGGCTTCGGCGGCATCGGCGGCGCGTTCGTCGGTATCGCGAAAATCCTGTTCTTCATCGCACTGGCGTTGTTCCTGATCTTTCTCGTGCTCGGGGTGCTCGCCGGCAAGAAGGTGAAGGACGCGGTAGACTGA
- a CDS encoding TIGR01244 family sulfur transferase, whose product MLRPLDETIAVAPQITPDDVPAIAAAGYVAIVNNRPDGEERGQPEGDAIRLAAEAAGLAYTAIPIAPGGFSRAQVDAMAAALAAADGPVLAYCRSGTRSCNLWALARAAGGDDADVVAAKAAQAGYDLGGLRPAMDAVARAG is encoded by the coding sequence ATGCTTCGCCCCCTGGATGAGACGATCGCGGTCGCCCCGCAGATCACCCCTGACGATGTTCCCGCGATCGCCGCCGCCGGTTATGTCGCGATCGTCAACAATCGCCCGGACGGCGAGGAGCGCGGACAGCCGGAAGGCGACGCGATCCGCCTGGCGGCGGAGGCTGCCGGGCTCGCCTACACCGCGATCCCGATCGCGCCCGGCGGCTTCTCGCGCGCGCAGGTGGATGCGATGGCGGCGGCGCTTGCCGCAGCGGACGGTCCGGTGCTCGCTTATTGCCGCTCCGGCACGCGCTCGTGCAACCTGTGGGCGCTGGCGCGCGCAGCCGGTGGCGACGATGCCGACGTTGTGGCCGCAAAGGCGGCGCAGGCCGGCTACGACCTCGGCGGGCTGCGCCCGGCGATGGACGCGGTGGCGCGCGCAGGCTGA